The window CGGGCGTCGTCGAGGATATCAGCCTCCGCGTGACGCGCCTGCGCACGTTCGACAACGAACTGCTGACCGTTCCCAACTCCAAACTGACCGAAAACGTCGTCAAAAACCCCGTCGACGCCGACAAACTCCGCCTGAAGTTCGTCTTCGGCATCGGCTACGACGACGACATCGAGAAGGCGACGGACATCATCCTCGAAGAGGCCCAAGAACACGACGGCATCATGGACGACCCCGAGCCGTCGGTTCGGCTGACCGAACTCGGCGACTCCTCGGTCGGCCTGCAGTCACGCATCTGGATTTCGAACCCCTCGCGGGCCGACTTCGTGAAGATCCGCGCCGAGTACGTCCGGAACGTCAAACAGCGGTTCGACGAGGAAGGCATCGACATCCCCTACCCGCACCGCACCCTCACCGGCGGCATCGAGTTCGCCGACGGCCCGGTTGCCGAATCCTAACGGCGGACTGCACCCTTTTCGCGTTTCTTCTTATTCACCGGTAACGAGCGGCGTGTCGCTCCGGTAGACGTACTGCATCGGCAGGCCCTCCTCGTCGGTCGGCGGGTCCGCCGGCAGCGACCGGAGGTCGCCAGCCCCCGGTCGCATCGTCAGACCGAGCGCGACCGCGTCGAGAACGGCCGGAATCGGAACCTCGCGTCCCTCGGTCGCCTCGGCGACCGACTGGACCGTCGGCGGGGCGTCGCGGTCGAACCCCGCAAGCACGCGCATCCGCTCGGCGTAGCCGGCGGCGACATCGGGAGAATGAGAGAGCGGGTCGCCGGCAAAGGCACGATAACAGAGTTCGGGCAGCGCCTCGACGAACATCGGCCGGGCCTCGTCGATGGTCGTCATGAACTCGTCCATGCCGGTGGTCACGCGGGCACGCTCGAAGGCGTCCCGCGAGAGACTGCGTCCCGTCTTGCGCTCGTGGACGCGGGCCGCGGCCCGGTAGCGCTGCTTGCGCGCGGCCTCGCGGACGGGCGCCGGCACGAGCGCCTGGCGTCGCTCGCCGAGCAGTTCGGCGGCCGCGGCCTCGTTCGGCCGCGGCGCCTCGGTGGATTCGAGGCCGATGGGAACGTCGACGGCCACGCGTTCGGCGGTCTCCTCGTAGCGCGTCCACAGTTCGCCGACGCCATCGAGGACGGCCGCGTGGTCGTAGCCGTCGTTCGTGTAGGCGACCGCGAGCCAGACGCCGCTTCGGGCGACCGCCCCGACGTAGTAGTCGCTCACAGGCGTGTGCTACAACTGCGGGAAGGTAGGTGTATCGCCGGCGTCGGACGCGCGTCGTGCGTGCGTCTGCCGGTTCGTCGGCCGGAATCGGGATTCATCTACGGCCGAAACAGCAGCGGCCGAACGACGAACCAGGCGACGATCGCCAGCACGAGGAGGCCGAAAAAGAGCCACATCGCGACTGGCAGCGTCGTCTCCATATCCAGTCGTACTTGATACAACTATTTAAAAGAGCTAGAAAACCCGAGTATTTGTCGCCCACACTCCGCCATCTTGGCGCGGCGAACGCCGCTGTCGGCGCCTTAGAACAGCGCCTCGCTCTCGTCGAGGACCTGCGCCGGGCCGCCGACGCCCCAGACGTGGGTGTCGATTCCGAGGTCCGCGATGGCTGCCTCGACGCGGTCGACGAATTGGTCGGTCGTGTTGACGTAGACCGACGCGCCCGTGTCCGTCGAGAAGTAGACTGGAACGTCCTCTTCCTCGCGGAGGGTCCGGACCGTCTCGAAGACCTTCAGGGATTCCGGTTGCCAGTAGACCCACCCGGAGGGGCCGGTCATCGTCGTCGCCGCCAGCGACAGCGAGTCGTGTTCGGCGGTCTCGAAGGTCGTCTCGAAGTCCCCCTCCCGCAAGGCGTGTCGGGCCGTCGCGATTTGCTCGTGGATGTGGGCCATCCGCGCCTGGAACATGTGGCTGTCGGCGGCCTCCTTGTGGGCCTCCTCGGTTTCCTTGTAGGCCGGCACCTCCGCGGCGACGACGCGTAGGTCGTCCTCGAGGTCCGTCTCGATGCGCTCCGAGCGGCAGTCGATGTCGTCCTTCCCGGTACGGAGATGGGAGAACGCGCCGGTGACGGCCCGCGCCGCCGAGGCGGACCCGCGGCGAGCAATCGTCGACATCTCCGGATGTGAGAGGTCGAGGTCGGCGGCGGCACACAGCGCGACAGCGGCGGCCGCAAAGCCGGATGCCGAGGAGCCAAAGCCGATGTTCGTCGGGAAGTCGTTGACCGACTCGAAGCGCACGCGCTCGTCGATGCCCGCGAGTTCGCGGACCCGGTCGACGACGCCACGGATGCGGTCGGCGCCGTGGCCCTCGAGCACCTCGCCGTCGACCACGTACCGGTCGGCATCCAGAGCCGAATCGAACTCGACGGTGGTCTTGGAGTGACTCGGCGCGGTACAGACGGAAATCGAGTCGTGGTAGGGAAGCCGCAACTCGTGGTCGAACATCCCGTGGTACTTGACGATGCCCTGAATCGGGTGGGCCTTGGCGGTCGCTTTCATACCCGCAGGTCCGGCGGAGGCGCCTTGGCAGTTTCGTTGTCCGCTCTCTCGTCGGCACGCCCGTGTATTTCGGAAAACCGCCAGACAGCAGTCGTATCCATTGACGAAAGACACTTAAGTCGGTGTCGTCTACGATAGGGTGGACTCAGGTCGGGCGGTTAGGCCCCGCTCGCTACCCGCGCTATGGTCTTTAGCGGGGACCGAATCCGGGGTTCGTCTGGCCCGACCAGTACGGGCCCCGCAAGCCAACGTCGAAGCCTCGTCCTACGAGGGCAGCGGTCCGGGTGCTGGCGTCTGCAAGGACGTTCAGGCCAGGTTAACCGTGGGTAATCCGTCAGGCACGGAAGTGAGCAGCGGGCCCACGGACAGCTGTCGCCCGTAGGGTCGCGGGGCTGAGGAGGCAAGCGGGACTCCCCGTATTGGAACGGCCAGGCAACCCCCGGCGTCCAACCATTCATCTCGAACTTTTTGCACGGCGAGCCTTCGGCTCGCCGGCAAAAACTTCGATGAAAAAGACACTGCGGCCCTCCCTACGGTCGGGCCTTGGTCCCGCGCCTCACTTCGTTCGGCGCGGCGGAACCGCGAGCACGCCTTCGGCGTGCTCGCGGATGCTTAACCACGTATTCTGCTGCGGTTAGCTACGAAGAGTCATTTAAATTAGCCGCAGCGCTCGCGCATACCAGCCGCCAGCGACGGGGACCAGCACCGACACCGCGGCGAGCGCCCAGCGGTGATATTCGAGGACGACACCGGTCGTCAACGGGCCGGCGAGTGGGTCATCGGTCGCCAACTGGAGCGGTACCTCGGCGGGCACGGTGACGGCCCACAGAAGCGAGATGAGGAAGACGACGAAACCGAGACCGACGCCCGCGCCTGCGGCCGTTTCGGGGTCGGTTCGGTCCTTGAGGCCCGCGGCAAAGATGATGATGCCAGCCAACGCCATCAGGCCGGCCGCCCACGGGGTCGGGGTGCCGGCGCCGTAGTAACTCGAAATCGCGGCGCTGTCGGCGACGATGAGATACGGGACGACGAGGAGAACGACCACGAGCAACGACGCGACGATGCCGAGTTGCGGTGCGGCGCGACGGCTATCCATATCGGGAATCCGTCGCCGGGCGCCTTAACGCCCGTGGATACGCTGCGACACCGCAAGGCACACCACCACGGCCGCCGATATACGGGTATGGGACTCGGAGGCGCGACCAAGAAACTCCAGAAAGTCGCCGACATGGGCGACGAACTGTACAGCAAGATCAACGAACTCCGCGAGCAAATCATCGAGATGCGCGAGACGGTTCAGGACACGAACCAGCGGGTCGACACCCTCGAGAACAAACTCGACCAGCAGGGCGCCATCCTCGAAGCCCTCGCAGAAAAGGAGGGTCTCAACGTCGACGAACTCCTCACCGAAGTCGCCATCGAGGAGGCCGAACCCGCGGTGACGAAAGCCGAGGACGGCGTCGACGACGCCGAATCAGGTACCGGCACCGGCAGCGGCGAGTAACTACTTCAGGCGGTTATACTCTACTTTCAGACACTTGTCTTCGACGTATTTCCGGCCGGATTCCTCGACGCGCTCGCCGGCCTCGGAGTCACGGATTCCGAGTTGCGTCCAGACGACCTCGACGTCGTCACGCTCCAGCACCTCGTCGACGATGTCGCTGACTTCCTCGCTCGGCCGGAAGATATCGACCATGTCGATTTCTTCCTCGACCTCCACGAGGGAGTCGTATGCCTCCTTGCCGAAGATTTCGTCGGCGTAGGGATTGATGGGAATGATTTCGTAGCCCCGCTCCAGCATGAACTTCGGAATCGCGTGGGCGTCCTTCTGGGGCGTCGTCGAACACCCGACGACGGCGATGGTATCGACATCGAGTGCGTCTCGGAGTTCGTCGTCGCTCTCGACAGGCATACCAGAGGGGAGGGTCGGCGCAGCAAAAACCTACACGACGACGGCAAGCCGTCCGACGACGAACGCGACTGCCGCAGCGAACATCGACGCCTTGAGCCACTTTTGCCCCGTCGTCGGGTCCTCGAAGGACCGGTAGGTCGCGACGGCCATCGCGACGACTGACGGCACCAGCGCGACGAGATACACCGGCCCGAAGATATCGAGCACGTACGGCGCTGGACTGGCGAGAATCGCCGCCGCGACGAAGGCCGCCGCCACGTACAGCGCTCGCCGTTCGCCGATGGCGATTGGCAGCGTGTTCAGTCCCTCCTCGCGGTCCCCCTCGACGTCCTCGACGTCCTTGACGATTTCACGCGCCATCGTCGCACCCGCGGCGAGCGCGAACAGCACGAGCACCGCGACCAGACTCCCGCCAACGGCGGCGCCGCCGTAGAGGAACGTACTCCCCGTCAGCGCCGCCACCAACGCGTTGCCGACGCCCGGCATACCCTTGAAAACCTCCGTGTAGGCGACCAAGCCGACGAGGTTGATAACCGCGATAGCGATTGCCAATGGTGGCAACAGCAGCGTCAGTGCGACTGCGCCGCCGAAAAGGGCGACACTGAATGCCAAGGCGCCACGTGGGGAGACCGCACCCCGAGGGATGGGACGGTCCGGCTGGTTGATGGCGTCGATTTCCCGGTCGAAGTAGTCGTTGATGGCGTTACCGCCGCCGGTCGCGAGTACCGTCGCCACCACGGCGAACGCCGTCGGCAGGGGCGCGTTCAAGCCGCCGGCTACGAACGCGCCGATAAAGGTCAACCCGCCCGCGGCGATAGAATTTCCGGGGCGCGTCAACTCCACTAACCCACGCACCTGCACCATATTTCGGGGTCCGACGCCGACCGCTTGAAGCCACCGGAACTTCGCCCGAATGAACAGGGTTAAGAGCACGACTCCAGTTAGGTACGGGTGCGGGCGCTTAGCTCAGCTTGGACAGAGCACTTGGCTTCGGACCAAGATGCCGCGGGTTCAAATCCTGCAGCGCCCATTCTTTTGCCACACGTTTCGACGCTAATCCCGAATGATGGAGAAACCGACTTGTATCTCCTTCGCCAAGAGGAGTCGAGATGAGTAGACGGGAAGGCGGGACCGATTCGCAGGACACCCGCGAGGTTATCATGGAAGCGACCTTCCGGGCGCTGAGCAAGCACGGGTACAAGGACCTGCGAGTCCGCGATATCGGCGAGGAGATGGACGTCTCCCGACAGCTGATTCACTACCACTTCGACGGGAAGTACGACCTGCTGTCGTCGTTTCTGGAGTACGTCATCGACCAGTACGAGGGCAGCGTCGAAGTCGACGAACAGACGGGCCCTCGTGCGGAACTCGATGCCCGAATCGACCGGTGTCTGTTCGGCCCGGAGTTCGACGAGTTCTCCCACTGGGACCGGATGAAGGTCTACCACGAACTCTACGCCTACGCCCGGAACGACGAGGACCATCGGGAACTCTTCGACGAGCATTACGACAGGCTCCGCGGAAGCATCGTCTCGGTCATCGAGGTCGGCATCGAGCAGGGTGAGTTCCGCGAGGTGAACGCCAAGCGGATGGGGCAACTCATCACCGACGTGATTCATGCGGCCAGAGAGCGACGCATCGCGCTGGGCCACGACGACGCCCCGGAAGAGGCCCGGCAGGCCATCGACGAGTTCATCCTCGATTCGCTGTATCCGCCCCAGTAGCGACTCACAGCGGAGACCCCTCTGAAAGGCGGAATATCACGTTGTACGACAGAGAACGAACGGCCGGTAGAATACCCAAATTGCGTGATGCCACTCGCTAGAGCTTACTGCGGGGCCGTCCGATTCAGAGTTCCAGGACGTCCGAGGGCATATCGAAGTCGTGGTAGTATTCGCCCTTCTCCTTCGAGAGGATGTCGAGGACGGCAGCGGAGCCGTCGCCGGCGGCGATGGCGGCCTGCCACTTCTCGGCGCGGCCCATCGCGCCGGTCGCGTAGACGTTTTCGACGGACGTCTCCATGTCGAGGTTCACGTCGACGACCTCCTCGTCGGTGAACGCACAGCCGAGTGCTTCGGCGAGGCTACGGTCGCCACCGGTCGCGAGAACGACGTACGTCGCGGTGTATTCCTCGTCGTCAGTCGTCACGACGAACCCGTCGTCGGTCTGCTCGACGTCGGTGACCTCCGCGTCGTGGAGCGTCGCGCCGCGGTCGCGGGCCTGCCCGCGCGCGATGGTGAGGAACTCGTCGCCGCTGATGCTCCGAATGCCCGGGTAGTTGAACAGGTGGGCCTTGTGCATCCACGACTCGTCGGTGTCGAAGAGGACGGTCTCGAGGTCGTTTTTCGCCGCGAACTGTGCTGCACTCAGGCCGGCGGGACCCCCGCCGACGACTGCTACGTCTACCATACAATCTGTTATTGCTCGCTCGGGGAAGTAGTTTACCATCTGGTAAAGAGCGAGTCACATGCGGTTTCCGACGAGGAGGAAGAAGAGGCCCGAACCCGCGGATAATGATTCGTCGTCGTTCCCGGCAACAGGGGCCTACGCGACGGTGTAGGCGTCGTCGCGCCGTTCGACGAAGGCGGCCGCTTCGAGGTCCGAGAGAATCGGCAACAGCGTCAGCAGACGGAGGTCCAGCGCCTCGCGCAGTTCGTCGGCGGTCGCCGCCCCGTATTCGCGGAGGTACAGGTACACCAGTTTCTTCCGTTCGGTCGGGAGTTCGTCGAGGGTCATATCCGGGCCAAGGAATCGACTATTCCTAAACCTTTCTACGACAGTTGTCGAACCTCGCGAGTGAGGCGCACTCACAGCGACAGCGCCATCACGACGGCGTGGTCCTCGTCGTCCGTGACGGTAAACCCGACGTCGTCGTACAGCTGCCGCGCGGGCTCGTTTTCATGTTCGACCAGCAGCCAGACGTTGTCGACGCCCTGGTCTTTACCGTAGGCAAGCAGCGCCTCGACGAGGTGCGTGCCGATGCCGGCGTGGTGGTAGTCCTGATGGATGAACACGGCGAGTTCGTGGTTGGTGTGTTCGTCTTCGACGAGGACCGCCTGTCCGATGGCTCGCTCGTCGTCCCACGCGAGGACGCAATAGCCGTCGAGAATCCGGCCCTGCCACGTTCGAATCCGGGACTCCCGTATCGGTGGAACCCCGAGGGACCGCTCCGCGGGGTCGAAAGCAAGATACATATCAACGAGTGCTTCCCGTTCGTCATCGACGGGATCGTTACCGAACGTACGGAGTGCAATCGCACGGCCCTCGTCGTCCTCGAAGTCGACCGGCGGCGCGTGCCGCGACCGCCCGAGAGTCAGTCGCGGAAAACGGCCCGTATACATGGAGACGAGGTTCGATGGGCGCGTCCGTAAACGCTCCCCCGCTCGGAAACGTCGCGGTCACCCCCGGTCGTCCATCGGCCGTCCACAGCGCTCGCACTCACAGAACGGCCCCGTGGCACACTCAACCGCGTGCCCGACGGTGTGGCAGACGAGGACGACGCCACCGGCGAAGACGGCTCCCGTCGTTCCGAGCGCGGCGAGAGCCACCGCGATGGAGACGCCAAGCACGGCCTGCAACACCACGAACACGACAACTCCGACGAGAACCGCAAGGGCACCGAGTACCCGACGCTGGGTAGTCACCGACCCGCCGTCGCCCAGTATCGGCGGGAAGCGGCCCTCATCGTCCGGTTCGCTGTGCGCCATGTCACGCCAACACACGCCCGCGTCGGACAAGTACGTTTCCCCGCAACCGGCAGGGGCGGGCGAGGGAACCAAGGGTTTAGGCCCATGAGCCCCGAAACGGCTGATATGCCCGACGTAGAAGTGTCGTTGCCGGACCGCATCGACAGCGAGATCGACCGACTCATCGAACAAGGCGAGTTCCTCAACCGCGAGCAGGCGGTCGAAGAACTGCTCTCGATGGGCGTCTCCGCGTACGCACCGACCGAGGAAGAGGACGATGAGGAGAAGCTCTTCACCCAGATGACCGACGACCAGCAGGACCCCGCCGCCCGACAGGACGACGAAGGCGACGAGTACACGCTCTAACCCCGCCGGCCCAGTTTATGTCCGTCGGCGTCGACTGTCGAAGCGGATTTTGAAATCGCGGACTCGCTCGAATCCAACAGTCACGGCTTCGACCCTCGGCACCCTTATTCTCCGTCCGCCTCCGTCTCGCGGGGCACGAACCGAACCACGATATCCCGGTCCGGCTGGAGATTGATGGCCGAATCGACGCCGACCTCCGGCGCCGCGTGTGGGTCCTCGACGTCGGGGCCGGCGAACTCGATGCGGTGGGTCGCGAGCATCGTCGCCAGCACCGTCGTTGCCTCCGTCGTGGCGATGGCCTCGCCGAGACAGGCGTGGCGGCCGCCCGAGAAGGGGAAGTAAGCGAACGGCGGCCGGCCGTTGTCGCCCTCGAACCGAGAGGGGTCGAACGTCTCGGGGTCGTCCCACCAGCGTTCGTCGCGGTGGACGACGTAGG of the Natronomonas halophila genome contains:
- a CDS encoding mechanosensitive ion channel family protein, translated to MMPLQAAPEAATSFVGQFLNDYFGLDPTIADPIGYAVQGIIAFVILYIIGRGFIMPVVDRALDRRGLDRHAKKPITKVSFFIVVFIAIAIAFSAAGRGNILTSLATIAAAATLAVGFAMQDVLKNFVAGIFIFTEKPFRIGDWIEFEDQSGVVEDISLRVTRLRTFDNELLTVPNSKLTENVVKNPVDADKLRLKFVFGIGYDDDIEKATDIILEEAQEHDGIMDDPEPSVRLTELGDSSVGLQSRIWISNPSRADFVKIRAEYVRNVKQRFDEEGIDIPYPHRTLTGGIEFADGPVAES
- a CDS encoding DUF429 domain-containing protein — encoded protein: MSDYYVGAVARSGVWLAVAYTNDGYDHAAVLDGVGELWTRYEETAERVAVDVPIGLESTEAPRPNEAAAAELLGERRQALVPAPVREAARKQRYRAAARVHERKTGRSLSRDAFERARVTTGMDEFMTTIDEARPMFVEALPELCYRAFAGDPLSHSPDVAAGYAERMRVLAGFDRDAPPTVQSVAEATEGREVPIPAVLDAVALGLTMRPGAGDLRSLPADPPTDEEGLPMQYVYRSDTPLVTGE
- the mvaD gene encoding phosphomevalonate decarboxylase MvaD, coding for MKATAKAHPIQGIVKYHGMFDHELRLPYHDSISVCTAPSHSKTTVEFDSALDADRYVVDGEVLEGHGADRIRGVVDRVRELAGIDERVRFESVNDFPTNIGFGSSASGFAAAAVALCAAADLDLSHPEMSTIARRGSASAARAVTGAFSHLRTGKDDIDCRSERIETDLEDDLRVVAAEVPAYKETEEAHKEAADSHMFQARMAHIHEQIATARHALREGDFETTFETAEHDSLSLAATTMTGPSGWVYWQPESLKVFETVRTLREEEDVPVYFSTDTGASVYVNTTDQFVDRVEAAIADLGIDTHVWGVGGPAQVLDESEALF
- a CDS encoding DUF7548 family protein: MDSRRAAPQLGIVASLLVVVLLVVPYLIVADSAAISSYYGAGTPTPWAAGLMALAGIIIFAAGLKDRTDPETAAGAGVGLGFVVFLISLLWAVTVPAEVPLQLATDDPLAGPLTTGVVLEYHRWALAAVSVLVPVAGGWYARALRLI
- a CDS encoding DUF5798 family protein — translated: MGLGGATKKLQKVADMGDELYSKINELREQIIEMRETVQDTNQRVDTLENKLDQQGAILEALAEKEGLNVDELLTEVAIEEAEPAVTKAEDGVDDAESGTGTGSGE
- a CDS encoding CoA-binding protein — its product is MPVESDDELRDALDVDTIAVVGCSTTPQKDAHAIPKFMLERGYEIIPINPYADEIFGKEAYDSLVEVEEEIDMVDIFRPSEEVSDIVDEVLERDDVEVVWTQLGIRDSEAGERVEESGRKYVEDKCLKVEYNRLK
- a CDS encoding geranylgeranylglycerol-phosphate geranylgeranyltransferase; this encodes MVQVRGLVELTRPGNSIAAGGLTFIGAFVAGGLNAPLPTAFAVVATVLATGGGNAINDYFDREIDAINQPDRPIPRGAVSPRGALAFSVALFGGAVALTLLLPPLAIAIAVINLVGLVAYTEVFKGMPGVGNALVAALTGSTFLYGGAAVGGSLVAVLVLFALAAGATMAREIVKDVEDVEGDREEGLNTLPIAIGERRALYVAAAFVAAAILASPAPYVLDIFGPVYLVALVPSVVAMAVATYRSFEDPTTGQKWLKASMFAAAVAFVVGRLAVVV
- a CDS encoding TetR/AcrR family transcriptional regulator, whose translation is MSRREGGTDSQDTREVIMEATFRALSKHGYKDLRVRDIGEEMDVSRQLIHYHFDGKYDLLSSFLEYVIDQYEGSVEVDEQTGPRAELDARIDRCLFGPEFDEFSHWDRMKVYHELYAYARNDEDHRELFDEHYDRLRGSIVSVIEVGIEQGEFREVNAKRMGQLITDVIHAARERRIALGHDDAPEEARQAIDEFILDSLYPPQ
- a CDS encoding NAD(P)/FAD-dependent oxidoreductase; protein product: MVDVAVVGGGPAGLSAAQFAAKNDLETVLFDTDESWMHKAHLFNYPGIRSISGDEFLTIARGQARDRGATLHDAEVTDVEQTDDGFVVTTDDEEYTATYVVLATGGDRSLAEALGCAFTDEEVVDVNLDMETSVENVYATGAMGRAEKWQAAIAAGDGSAAVLDILSKEKGEYYHDFDMPSDVLEL
- a CDS encoding MarR family transcriptional regulator, producing MTLDELPTERKKLVYLYLREYGAATADELREALDLRLLTLLPILSDLEAAAFVERRDDAYTVA
- a CDS encoding GNAT family N-acetyltransferase; the protein is MYTGRFPRLTLGRSRHAPPVDFEDDEGRAIALRTFGNDPVDDEREALVDMYLAFDPAERSLGVPPIRESRIRTWQGRILDGYCVLAWDDERAIGQAVLVEDEHTNHELAVFIHQDYHHAGIGTHLVEALLAYGKDQGVDNVWLLVEHENEPARQLYDDVGFTVTDDEDHAVVMALSL
- a CDS encoding DUF7120 family protein, giving the protein MPDVEVSLPDRIDSEIDRLIEQGEFLNREQAVEELLSMGVSAYAPTEEEDDEEKLFTQMTDDQQDPAARQDDEGDEYTL